In Campylobacter sp. 2014D-0216, the following proteins share a genomic window:
- the accB gene encoding acetyl-CoA carboxylase biotin carboxyl carrier protein encodes MTKEEIKELMQLFAEANISKIKIKEQDGFEIELERDMCCELPAPTPVAPAPQPINVNVVNETKSNSNSSNKPTINSPMVGTFYQAPSPGAAPFAKVGQTIKKGSTIAIIEAMKIMNEIEAEYDCRIVEVLVADGQPVEFGMPLFVVEKL; translated from the coding sequence ATGACAAAAGAAGAAATCAAAGAACTAATGCAACTTTTTGCAGAAGCAAATATAAGCAAGATAAAAATAAAAGAACAAGATGGATTTGAAATAGAACTTGAAAGAGATATGTGTTGTGAGTTACCAGCTCCAACTCCTGTTGCTCCAGCACCACAACCAATCAATGTAAATGTAGTAAATGAAACTAAATCAAACTCAAATTCTTCCAATAAACCAACTATCAACAGCCCTATGGTAGGTACTTTTTATCAAGCTCCAAGCCCAGGTGCGGCACCTTTTGCTAAAGTAGGCCAAACTATTAAAAAAGGAAGCACGATCGCAATCATTGAAGCAATGAAAATTATGAATGAAATCGAAGCAGAGTATGATTGTAGGATAGTAGAAGTTTTAGTAGCAGACGGCCAACCTGTAGAATTTGGTATGCCTTTATTTGTGGTGGAGAAATTATAA
- the dcd gene encoding dCTP deaminase, whose product MGLKADNWIKKMALEHNMIEPFCEANIGKGIVSYGLSSYGYDIRVGREFKIFTNVNSTVVDPKNFVEENVVDFVGDVCIVPANSFALARTVEYFKMPNDVLAICLGKSTYARCGIIVNVTPFEPGFEGHITIEISNTTPLPAKIYANEGIAQVLFLQGDEPCDVTYADKKGKYQAQTGITLPRILK is encoded by the coding sequence ATGGGCTTAAAAGCAGATAATTGGATCAAAAAAATGGCATTAGAACACAATATGATCGAGCCATTTTGCGAAGCAAATATAGGCAAAGGCATAGTAAGTTATGGGCTTTCAAGCTATGGGTATGATATAAGAGTTGGGAGAGAATTTAAGATTTTTACTAATGTAAATTCCACAGTTGTGGATCCAAAAAATTTCGTAGAAGAGAATGTGGTAGATTTTGTAGGCGATGTATGTATAGTGCCTGCTAATTCTTTCGCACTCGCAAGAACAGTTGAATACTTTAAAATGCCAAATGATGTTTTAGCTATTTGCCTTGGTAAAAGTACCTATGCAAGATGTGGGATTATAGTCAATGTAACCCCTTTTGAACCAGGTTTTGAAGGGCATATTACTATAGAAATTTCAAATACCACTCCATTGCCTGCTAAAATTTATGCTAATGAGGGTATAGCACAGGTTTTATTTTTACAAGGCGATGAACCTTGCGATGTAACCTATGCAGATAAAAAAGGCAAATATCAAGCTCAAACAGGCATAACTTTACCAAGAATTTTAAAATAA
- the pseB gene encoding UDP-N-acetylglucosamine 4,6-dehydratase (inverting), translating into MFNGKSILITGGTGSFGKTYTKTLLQKYQPKKIIIYSRDELKQFEMAREFNNECMRYFIGDIRDKERLSIAMKDVDFVIHAAAMKHVPIAEYNPMECIKTNINGAQNVIDACLENNVEKCIALSTDKACNPINLYGATKLASDKLFVAANNIAGSSHTKFSVTRYGNVVGSRGSVIPFFKKLINEGAKELPITDERMTRFWISLEDGVNFVLNNFECMHGGEIFVPKIPSMKITDLAKTMAPKLAHKIIGIRAGEKLHEIMISSDDSHLTYEFKNYYAISPSIQFNNINIDFSVNAKGEKGKKVADGFSYSSDNNPSWISQEELLNIIDQTKVD; encoded by the coding sequence ATGTTTAATGGAAAAAGTATTTTAATCACCGGTGGCACAGGAAGTTTTGGAAAGACTTACACCAAAACTTTGCTTCAAAAATACCAACCTAAAAAAATCATCATCTACTCACGCGATGAACTCAAGCAATTTGAAATGGCAAGAGAATTTAATAATGAGTGCATGCGTTATTTTATAGGAGATATAAGAGATAAAGAAAGACTAAGCATAGCTATGAAAGATGTGGACTTTGTCATTCATGCAGCCGCTATGAAACATGTACCAATTGCTGAGTACAATCCAATGGAATGCATAAAAACCAATATCAATGGTGCACAAAATGTAATCGATGCATGTTTGGAAAACAATGTAGAAAAATGCATCGCACTTTCCACTGATAAAGCTTGTAATCCTATTAATTTATATGGTGCTACAAAGCTTGCAAGCGATAAGCTTTTTGTAGCAGCAAATAATATCGCAGGAAGCTCACATACTAAATTTAGCGTTACAAGATATGGCAATGTCGTAGGATCAAGAGGCTCTGTTATACCTTTTTTTAAAAAACTAATCAATGAAGGCGCTAAAGAACTTCCTATTACCGATGAGAGAATGACAAGATTTTGGATATCTTTAGAAGATGGAGTTAATTTTGTACTAAATAACTTTGAGTGTATGCATGGAGGGGAAATTTTCGTGCCAAAAATTCCTTCGATGAAAATCACTGATTTAGCTAAAACTATGGCGCCTAAGTTAGCCCATAAAATCATAGGTATAAGAGCGGGTGAAAAACTGCATGAGATTATGATTTCAAGTGATGATAGTCACTTAACTTATGAATTTAAAAATTATTATGCCATTAGTCCAAGCATTCAATTTAATAATATAAACATTGACTTTAGCGTTAATGCCAAAGGCGAAAAAGGTAAAAAAGTAGCCGATGGATTTTCTTATAGTTCTGATAATAACCCTTCATGGATTAGCCAAGAAGAACTTTTAAATATTATTGATCAAACAAAGGTAGATTAA
- the pseC gene encoding UDP-4-amino-4,6-dideoxy-N-acetyl-beta-L-altrosamine transaminase, protein MLTYSHQNIDDQDIQVVCEALKDDFLTGGKKVEEFEQALCEYVGVKYACVLNSATSALHLAYLSLDVKDKIVLTTPITFAATANAALMAGARVEFVDVKSDGNIDEKKLAARLKQDSSDIGAICVVDFAGNSVEMDEILTLAKQYHIPLIDDASHALGATYKDQKVGSMADLSIFSFHPVKPITTFEGGAVVSNDEELISKIKLLRSHGIVKKRLWDSDMLELGYNYRLSDVACALGINQLKKLDNMLEKREVITSFYDKEFEKNPYFSTIKIKDYKKSSRHLYPILLYPEFYCQKEIIFEKLLNLGIGVQVHYKPTYEFSYYKNLYGKLFLENADNFYKAQLSIPAHQEMSLKDAQFVKDSLLKVLEETKKGCCG, encoded by the coding sequence ATGCTTACTTATTCTCATCAAAACATCGATGATCAAGACATACAAGTAGTTTGTGAAGCTTTAAAAGATGATTTTTTAACCGGTGGAAAAAAGGTTGAAGAATTTGAACAAGCTCTTTGTGAATATGTAGGTGTAAAATATGCCTGTGTGCTAAATTCAGCCACTTCTGCTTTACACCTTGCGTATTTATCTTTAGATGTAAAAGACAAAATCGTTTTAACCACCCCAATAACCTTTGCTGCAACTGCAAATGCAGCTTTAATGGCAGGTGCTAGAGTAGAGTTTGTTGATGTAAAAAGCGATGGGAATATTGATGAGAAAAAACTTGCTGCAAGATTAAAACAAGATAGCTCTGATATAGGAGCAATTTGCGTGGTTGATTTTGCAGGAAATAGCGTAGAAATGGATGAAATCTTAACTCTAGCTAAACAATACCATATCCCACTCATTGATGATGCAAGCCATGCTTTAGGTGCTACTTATAAAGATCAAAAAGTAGGCTCTATGGCTGATTTAAGCATATTTTCCTTTCATCCAGTCAAGCCAATCACTACTTTTGAAGGCGGTGCAGTCGTTAGCAATGATGAGGAATTAATCTCAAAAATCAAGCTTTTAAGAAGTCATGGCATAGTCAAAAAAAGACTTTGGGATAGCGATATGCTTGAACTAGGCTATAATTATCGTTTAAGCGATGTAGCTTGTGCCTTGGGTATAAATCAACTTAAAAAGCTTGATAATATGCTAGAAAAAAGAGAAGTTATCACAAGTTTTTACGATAAAGAATTTGAAAAAAATCCTTATTTTAGTACGATCAAAATCAAAGATTATAAAAAAAGCTCAAGACATTTATATCCTATTTTGCTTTATCCTGAGTTTTACTGTCAAAAAGAAATCATTTTTGAAAAATTATTAAATTTAGGCATAGGTGTGCAAGTGCATTACAAACCTACCTATGAGTTTAGTTACTATAAAAACTTATATGGAAAGTTGTTTTTAGAAAATGCAGATAATTTTTACAAAGCCCAACTTAGCATACCTGCCCATCAAGAAATGAGCTTAAAAGATGCGCAATTTGTTAAAGATAGTTTGCTTAAGGTTTTAGAAGAAACTAAAAAGGGTTGTTGTGGATAA
- a CDS encoding DUF4910 domain-containing protein, protein MHELACELFPICRSITGEGFRQSLKILDEAMGGGILKIHSIASGSKVFDWEVPAEWEINDAYIITPDGEKICDFKQNNLHVLNYSIGIDTELDLTSLQEHLYSIEDMPDAIPYVTSYYKRRWGFCIKHEDRIKLKEGKYKIFIDAKHHENGVLNYADLLIPSTQETKDEILISTYLCHPSMANNELSGPVVATFLAKWLLELKERKYNYRFVFAPETIGSIVYLSKHLEHLQKYTKAGFALSCMGDDNAHSLIHTPSETTLADKVALHTLKDKNNFKEFSFLYRGGNERQYCSPLINLPVVGICRTRFSDYKEYHTSKDDLNFISEEGLQGGLKAMQEIIMNLEVNAIYQNTIFCEPNLGKRGLYHTINTSSTNDIPISCNFLAYCDGKNDVLDIASKLNMQAYELKDLIKKLKFHGLIK, encoded by the coding sequence ATGCATGAGCTAGCTTGTGAGCTTTTTCCTATATGTAGAAGTATCACGGGTGAGGGTTTTAGACAAAGTTTAAAAATACTTGATGAAGCTATGGGGGGGGGTATATTAAAAATTCACTCCATAGCAAGCGGAAGTAAGGTATTTGACTGGGAAGTACCTGCTGAATGGGAGATAAACGATGCTTATATCATCACTCCAGATGGAGAGAAAATTTGTGATTTTAAGCAAAATAATCTTCATGTATTAAACTATAGCATAGGTATAGATACAGAACTTGATCTAACAAGCCTGCAAGAACATCTTTACTCTATAGAGGATATGCCTGATGCCATACCTTATGTGACAAGCTATTATAAAAGGCGCTGGGGCTTTTGTATCAAACATGAAGATAGAATTAAACTAAAAGAAGGAAAATATAAAATTTTCATCGATGCAAAACACCATGAAAATGGGGTTTTAAACTATGCTGATTTACTCATACCTAGCACACAAGAGACAAAAGATGAAATTTTAATTTCTACCTATCTTTGCCATCCTTCCATGGCAAATAATGAGCTAAGTGGTCCTGTGGTAGCTACGTTTTTAGCTAAATGGCTTTTAGAACTCAAAGAAAGAAAATATAACTACCGTTTTGTTTTTGCTCCTGAAACTATAGGAAGTATAGTTTATCTTAGTAAACATTTAGAGCATCTACAAAAGTATACCAAAGCAGGCTTTGCACTTTCATGTATGGGTGATGATAATGCCCACTCACTCATTCACACTCCAAGTGAGACTACACTAGCTGATAAAGTAGCTTTGCACACCTTAAAAGATAAAAATAATTTTAAAGAATTTAGTTTTTTATATAGAGGAGGAAATGAAAGACAATACTGTTCTCCTTTAATAAATTTACCTGTAGTTGGAATTTGTAGAACACGTTTTAGTGACTACAAAGAATATCACACTAGCAAAGATGATTTAAATTTTATCAGTGAAGAGGGATTGCAAGGTGGCTTAAAAGCTATGCAAGAAATCATCATGAATTTAGAAGTGAATGCGATTTATCAAAATACTATCTTTTGCGAACCCAATTTAGGTAAAAGAGGCTTATACCATACTATCAATACTTCTTCAACCAATGATATACCAATATCATGTAATTTTTTAGCCTATTGCGATGGTAAAAATGATGTCTTAGATATAGCTTCCAAGCTTAATATGCAAGCTTATGAATTAAAAGATTTAATCAAAAAATTAAAATTTCACGGACTAATCAAATGA
- a CDS encoding AAC(3) family N-acetyltransferase, which translates to MKYFLEHNDKKYSNIDLIEAFKKLGIKKGDILCAHTELFNFGTPLLSRNDFLQTILDCFFEAIGKEGTLIMPTFTYSFCKNEIYDKLNSPTKMGALNEYFRKQTGVKRTNDPIFSFAVKGAKEELFLKDTTSCFGKNCVYEILTQQDGKYMLFGSTTGHTLTHYIEEEYQVDYRYFKNFYGKLIDEKNKIHDKKIQFYVRHLDKNSLPNVDNINRITKKTKNFKYENFGGAVICLFNSKEYKEAIKKALDDDKNIFILQD; encoded by the coding sequence ATGAAATACTTTTTAGAACACAATGATAAAAAATACTCCAACATCGATCTAATAGAAGCTTTTAAAAAACTTGGCATTAAAAAAGGCGATATTTTATGTGCTCATACAGAACTTTTTAATTTTGGTACACCCCTACTTTCTAGAAATGATTTTTTACAAACCATTTTGGATTGTTTTTTTGAAGCTATAGGCAAAGAAGGTACTTTAATCATGCCTACCTTTACTTATAGTTTTTGTAAAAATGAAATATACGATAAGCTAAATTCTCCTACAAAAATGGGCGCTTTAAATGAATACTTCCGTAAACAAACAGGAGTTAAACGCACTAACGATCCTATATTTTCTTTTGCTGTAAAAGGGGCTAAAGAAGAACTATTTTTAAAAGATACCACAAGTTGTTTTGGGAAAAATTGTGTATATGAAATTTTAACACAACAAGATGGAAAATATATGCTTTTTGGAAGTACTACAGGACATACTCTAACCCACTATATAGAAGAAGAGTATCAAGTAGATTATAGATATTTTAAAAATTTTTACGGAAAATTAATCGATGAGAAAAATAAAATACATGATAAAAAAATACAATTTTATGTTAGACATTTAGATAAAAATTCTTTGCCAAATGTCGATAATATAAACCGTATTACAAAAAAAACAAAAAATTTTAAATACGAGAATTTTGGTGGTGCAGTTATATGCTTGTTTAATTCAAAAGAATACAAAGAAGCAATAAAAAAAGCTCTAGATGATGATAAAAATATTTTTATATTGCAGGACTAA
- a CDS encoding acyl carrier protein: MENQFYEILENILEVKVDENSNLNMQNCKNWTSLNHIDIIMSLEEEFEIKFGKDELSQLKSQNELLQAIKEKLC; encoded by the coding sequence ATGGAAAATCAATTTTATGAAATTTTAGAAAATATACTAGAAGTAAAAGTTGATGAAAATTCGAATTTAAATATGCAAAATTGCAAAAATTGGACTTCTTTAAATCACATTGATATAATCATGAGCTTAGAAGAAGAATTTGAAATCAAATTTGGCAAAGATGAATTAAGTCAACTAAAATCACAAAATGAACTTTTGCAAGCTATTAAGGAGAAATTATGCTAG
- a CDS encoding class I SAM-dependent methyltransferase — protein sequence MLENTKKLFKLIEEKNPLHKKCLDGLQLCKEEYEDLEKLIVYYKDTLNITLEEQAQSYIVVLNDTLEETRYFIEFGKYRYSTLAEVENMVYFNENYMKQYMVGLAISSFIWNAHIEVRRYFAKYIDEKQIQKNTYLEIGPGHGEFFVKALRSQKFKEYFGIDISPISCQMSKDMVENQFGQINTKCEFICKDFTKCEFNNKADLVVMGEVLEHVEQPLQFMKDVKALLSDNGEIFATIPINAPAIDHIYLFSHPDEVKELLNKAGLKIKKCEYFMANNYSLEKALKTKNAIVMAVVLVKE from the coding sequence ATGCTAGAAAATACAAAAAAATTATTTAAACTTATAGAAGAAAAAAACCCACTACATAAAAAATGTTTAGATGGATTGCAACTTTGCAAAGAAGAGTATGAAGATTTAGAAAAACTTATTGTTTACTACAAAGATACACTAAATATTACTTTAGAAGAGCAAGCTCAAAGCTATATTGTTGTATTAAATGATACTTTAGAAGAAACTAGATATTTTATAGAATTTGGAAAGTACAGATATAGTACCCTAGCAGAAGTAGAAAATATGGTATATTTTAACGAAAATTATATGAAGCAATACATGGTAGGTCTTGCCATATCCTCTTTTATATGGAATGCACATATTGAAGTTAGAAGATACTTTGCTAAGTATATCGATGAAAAACAAATTCAAAAAAACACCTATCTTGAAATAGGTCCAGGACATGGTGAGTTTTTTGTTAAAGCCCTAAGAAGTCAAAAATTCAAAGAGTACTTTGGTATTGATATATCGCCTATAAGTTGTCAAATGAGCAAAGATATGGTAGAAAATCAGTTTGGTCAAATAAATACTAAATGTGAATTTATATGTAAAGACTTTACCAAATGTGAGTTTAACAACAAGGCTGATTTAGTAGTAATGGGAGAGGTTTTAGAGCATGTTGAACAGCCTTTACAATTTATGAAAGATGTAAAAGCTTTGTTAAGTGATAACGGAGAAATCTTTGCTACTATACCTATCAATGCTCCTGCAATTGATCATATTTATTTATTTTCTCACCCTGATGAAGTTAAAGAGTTACTCAATAAAGCAGGGTTAAAAATCAAAAAATGTGAATATTTTATGGCAAATAATTATTCTTTAGAAAAAGCATTAAAAACAAAAAATGCCATAGTAATGGCAGTAGTTTTGGTGAAAGAATGA
- a CDS encoding HAD-IIIC family phosphatase, which yields MNLFSPNLKRNDLIKLSKENHHKKITINVFRNHSFEVISSILNAFLGFSELKAEFNISSYDDSLNYENFQKANLNIIFIDLNNYKKNVDDFIKEKIQELSSISNTPIITLLLGDTSLKEYDICNLLKPFLDESLIIDDSNFEINASRLSNKACIKLAQILGLKIIPSFLQPTLKAVIVDLDNTLYQGILGEDGIENLALSSNHKALQNELLNLKNQGFLLAIASKNEEEDVRKLFNQRKDFLLQLDDFSMIKANWKSKDENIKEIINFFNIAFDSVLFIDDNIAEIENVSHLCINTLLADENSAYSLKLYPRLLKTNFSKEDELRSADIKANLQRQVLSDLSPKEYFEKLQFCLKFHINHSNELERISQLLNKTNQFISNYSRLSLKECEEFMQKGAILTISMNDKLSDSGIIAIFVAYKDEANLIIKDLCISCRALGRKLEKVMLYKAIELFHLHFNTNKCILYFQKGERNKPFLDFLYNLNANIKENFALINHEIINYEGLTIES from the coding sequence ATGAATCTTTTTTCACCAAATTTAAAAAGAAATGATCTTATAAAACTTAGCAAAGAAAATCATCATAAAAAAATTACCATCAATGTTTTTAGAAATCATTCTTTTGAAGTAATTTCAAGTATACTAAATGCATTTTTAGGCTTTAGTGAATTAAAAGCCGAATTTAACATTAGCTCCTATGATGATAGTCTAAATTATGAAAACTTTCAAAAAGCAAATTTAAACATCATATTTATAGACTTAAATAACTATAAGAAAAATGTAGATGATTTTATCAAAGAAAAGATACAAGAACTATCAAGTATTAGCAACACTCCCATCATCACACTTTTGCTTGGAGATACTAGTTTAAAAGAATACGACATTTGCAATCTTCTAAAACCATTTTTAGATGAAAGTCTCATCATAGATGATAGTAATTTTGAAATCAACGCAAGTAGACTTAGCAACAAAGCTTGTATAAAATTGGCTCAAATTTTAGGACTAAAAATCATACCTAGCTTTTTGCAACCAACATTAAAAGCGGTCATTGTAGATCTTGATAACACCTTATATCAAGGAATTTTAGGTGAAGATGGTATTGAAAATCTTGCACTATCTAGCAACCACAAAGCCCTTCAAAATGAACTTTTAAATTTAAAAAATCAAGGATTTTTGCTTGCCATCGCTTCAAAAAATGAAGAAGAGGATGTAAGAAAGCTTTTTAATCAAAGAAAAGATTTTTTATTACAACTTGATGATTTTAGCATGATTAAAGCCAATTGGAAAAGCAAGGATGAAAATATTAAAGAAATTATAAATTTTTTCAACATAGCTTTTGATAGTGTGCTATTCATCGATGATAATATAGCTGAAATTGAAAACGTATCACATCTTTGCATTAACACCTTGCTAGCTGATGAAAATAGTGCTTATAGCTTAAAGCTCTACCCTAGACTTTTAAAAACAAACTTTAGCAAAGAAGATGAGTTAAGAAGTGCTGATATTAAAGCAAATTTACAAAGACAAGTGCTTAGCGACCTTAGTCCTAAAGAATATTTTGAAAAATTACAATTTTGTTTGAAATTTCACATCAACCACTCGAATGAACTTGAAAGAATTTCGCAACTACTTAATAAAACCAACCAATTTATATCAAATTACTCAAGATTAAGCTTAAAAGAGTGTGAAGAATTTATGCAAAAAGGCGCCATTTTAACCATAAGCATGAATGATAAATTAAGCGATAGCGGTATTATAGCAATTTTTGTAGCTTACAAAGATGAAGCAAATTTGATCATAAAAGATCTTTGCATAAGCTGCAGAGCCTTAGGAAGAAAACTTGAAAAAGTTATGCTATATAAGGCCATAGAGCTATTTCATCTGCATTTTAACACAAACAAATGTATTTTGTATTTTCAAAAAGGAGAAAGAAATAAACCTTTTTTAGATTTTCTATACAATCTAAATGCTAATATAAAAGAAAATTTTGCCCTAATCAACCATGAGATAATAAACTACGAAGGACTTACAATTGAAAGCTAG
- a CDS encoding beta-ketoacyl-ACP synthase III, with protein sequence MKASFNNAKISGISVCVPNQCINIDDCLENIFQGDNKMLKRMKKITGIQERFVADENISTTDLAYEASMNLFKMLDFDKNNLDMVIFVTQTPDFFMPSCANYLHKRLNLNPCTIAFDINQACSGYLYGLFVAFSFLENQSAKNILLICGDTLSKTINPLNANLAPIFGDGVSATLINCANEKSFFKLYSSGKGFDKLIIPNRAFAKFDENKSSNKEIFQTNEYRNLDELYMDGAEIFNQALHLESQCIKEMLQLCEKSKDEIDYFLLHQSNQFLIDSIINDLNLDSMKTPNFLMSKYANLSACSLPALLCEMQKNDFNAILSAFGAGYAWGSAYINFDKDFKTDTISIYKGDKND encoded by the coding sequence TTGAAAGCTAGTTTTAATAATGCTAAAATATCAGGGATAAGCGTTTGTGTGCCTAATCAATGCATCAACATAGATGATTGTCTAGAAAATATCTTTCAAGGCGACAATAAAATGCTAAAAAGAATGAAAAAAATTACAGGCATACAAGAAAGATTTGTCGCCGATGAAAATATTAGCACAACAGATTTAGCCTATGAAGCAAGCATGAATTTATTTAAAATGCTTGATTTTGATAAAAATAATCTTGATATGGTGATTTTTGTAACCCAAACACCTGATTTTTTTATGCCATCTTGTGCAAACTATCTTCACAAAAGATTAAATTTAAATCCTTGTACCATAGCTTTTGATATAAATCAAGCATGTTCGGGGTATTTATATGGCTTATTTGTAGCTTTTTCTTTTTTAGAAAATCAAAGTGCAAAAAATATTTTATTAATTTGTGGTGATACTTTAAGCAAAACCATAAACCCTTTAAATGCAAATTTAGCACCAATTTTTGGCGATGGGGTAAGCGCAACACTCATAAACTGTGCAAATGAAAAATCTTTCTTTAAACTTTACTCTAGCGGAAAGGGTTTTGATAAACTCATCATACCCAATAGAGCTTTTGCTAAATTTGATGAAAACAAAAGCTCCAATAAAGAAATATTCCAAACCAACGAATACAGAAACTTAGATGAACTTTACATGGATGGGGCTGAAATTTTCAACCAAGCGCTTCATCTTGAAAGTCAATGTATAAAAGAAATGCTTCAATTGTGTGAAAAAAGCAAAGACGAAATTGACTACTTCTTATTGCACCAGTCTAACCAATTTTTAATAGACTCTATTATTAATGACTTAAACCTTGATAGTATGAAAACACCGAATTTTTTAATGTCAAAATATGCTAATTTAAGCGCATGCTCTTTGCCCGCTTTACTTTGCGAAATGCAAAAAAATGATTTTAATGCGATTTTGAGTGCTTTTGGGGCTGGCTATGCCTGGGGGAGTGCTTATATCAATTTTGATAAAGATTTTAAAACTGATACAATTTCAATTTATAAAGGAGATAAAAATGACTAA
- a CDS encoding acyl carrier protein yields MTKEQLLEAISEAMHMDETLKEDMILDDIDEWDSLAFVSIMVLFKNSLGKQINGDDLKKCEKVSDLLALAGV; encoded by the coding sequence ATGACTAAAGAACAATTGTTAGAAGCTATTAGTGAGGCTATGCATATGGATGAAACACTAAAAGAAGATATGATCTTAGATGATATCGATGAATGGGATAGCTTAGCTTTTGTATCTATCATGGTGCTTTTCAAAAATTCACTTGGCAAACAAATCAACGGAGATGATCTTAAAAAATGTGAGAAAGTAAGCGATCTTTTAGCTTTAGCTGGTGTTTAA